One genomic segment of Parus major isolate Abel chromosome 10, Parus_major1.1, whole genome shotgun sequence includes these proteins:
- the LOC107209151 gene encoding cytochrome P450 1A4-like — MRGQSRPLSWFRAARTSVRKSRSAEPRADAGSCRASVSLAQGRSEPAGMLKAAMGLLGSPAAVSASEVLLVAAVFCLVFLLLQWLQQQQQQPVAEGLRRPPGPRGYPILGNVLELRKDTHLALTRLSRRYGDVMEVRIGTRPVLVLGGLDTIRQALVKQGEDFMGRPDLYSFHYISNGQSLAFSPDSGEVWKARRKLAQSALKSFSIAPSPTSSCSCLLEEHVSKEAEYLVTKFLQLMEKEKRFDLNQYLVVSVANVICAMCFGKRYEHEDQELLSLVNLGNEFGEVAGSGHPADFIPVLRYLPSRTMEIFKDINRRFNDFVQKMVQEHYSSFDKEHIRDITDSLIGHCQDKSVGEDAHVQLSNEKIIHIVNDLFGAGFDTVATALSWSLMYSALYPDIQRKIQEELDRTIGRERRPRLSDRGTLPYTEAFILEMFRHSSFLPFTIPHSTTRATVLNGYYIPKDTCVFINQWQVNHDETLWKEPSAFKPERFLTPNGTELNRTEAEKVLAFGLGKRRCLGETIGRWEIFLFLTTLLQQLHFSLRPGEHVDITPQYGLTMKYKKCEAFQIQQRFPLKSSP, encoded by the exons ATGCGGGGGCAGTCCCGGCCCCTGAGCTGGTTCAGGGCTGCCCGTACCAGCGTCAGGAAGAGCCGCAGCGCTGAGCCCCGGGCTGATGCCGGCTCTTGCCGTGCCTCCGTTTCCCTCGCGCAGGGCCGCTCCGAGCCGGCGGGGATGCTGAAGGCTGccatggggctgctggggagcccCGCCGCGGTGTCGGCCAGcgaggtgctgctggtggccgCCGTCTTCTGCCtggtgttcctgctgctccagtggctgcagcagcagcagcagcagcccgtGGCCGAGGGGCTGCGGAGGCCGCCGGGCCCGCGGGGCTATCCCATCCTGGGGAACGTGCTGGAGCTGCGCAAGGACACGCACCTGGCGCTGACGCGGCTGAGCCGGCGCTACGGGGACGTGATGGAGGTGCGCATCGGCACGAGGCCCGTGCTGGTGCTCGGCGGGCTCGACACCATCAGACAAGCCCTGGTCAAGCAAGGAGAGGACTTCATGGGGCGCCCCGACCTCTACAGCTTCCACTACATCTCCAACGGGCAGAGCCTGGCGTTCAGCCCCGACTCCGGGGAGGTGTGGAAAGCGCGCAGGAAGCTGGCCCAGAGCGCCCTGAAGAGCTTCTCCATCGCCCCCAGCCCCACGTcgtcctgcagctgcctgctggaggaGCACGTCTCCAAGGAGGCCGAGTACCTGGTCAccaaattcctgcagctgatggagaaggagaagaggtTTGACCTCAACCAGTACCTGGTGGTGTCAGTGGCCAACGTCATCTGTGCCATGTGCTTCGGCAAGCGCTACGAGCACGaggaccaggagctgctcagcctggtgAACCTGGGCAACGAGTTTGGAGAGGTTGCTGGCAGTGGCCACCCAGCCGACTTCATCCCCGTGCTCCGGTACCTCCCCAGTCGCACCATGGAGATCTTCAAGGACATCAACAGGCGCTTCAATGACTTCGTGCAGAAAATGGTGCAGGAGCATTACAGCAGCTTTGATAAG GAGCACATCCGGGACATCACGGACTCGCTGattgggcactgccaggacaaGAGCGTCGGGGAGGATGCCCACGTCCAGCTGTCCAACGAGAAGATCATCCACATCGTCAATGACCTCTTTGGGGCAG GCTTCGACACTGTGGCAACTGCCCTGTCCTGGAGCCTCATGTACAGCGCCTTGTACCCCGACATCCAGAGGAAGATCCAGGAAGAGCTCG ACCGGACCATTGGGCGGGAGAGGCGGCCGCGGCTGTCGGACCGGGGCACGCTGCCCTACACGGAAGCTTTTATCCTGGAGATGTTCAGGCATTCCTCCTTTCTGCCCTTCACCATCCCACACAG CACGACACGAGCGACGGTGCTGAACGGTTACTACATCCCCAAGGACACCTGCGTGTTCATCAACCAGTGGCAAGTGAACCACGATGA GACCCTTTGGAAGGAGCCCTCAGCCTTCAAGCCCGAGCGGTTCCTGACCCCCAACGGGACAGAACTGAACCGGACGGAGGCTGAGAAGGTGCTGGCCTTCGGGCTGGGCAAGCGGCGCTGCCTCGGGGAGACCATCGGCCGCTGGGagatcttcctcttcctcaccacgctgctgcagcagctgcacttcAGCCTGCGGCCTGGGGAGCACGTGGACATCACCCCCCAGTACGGACTGACCATGAAGTACAAGAAGTGCGAGGCTTTCCAGATCCAGCAGCGTTTTCCCTTGAAAAGCTCGCCGTGA
- the LOC107209153 gene encoding cytochrome P450 1A5-like: MLKAAMGLLGSPAAVSASEVLLVAAVFCLVFLLLQWLQQQQQQPVAEGLRRPPGPRGYPILGNVLELRKDTHLALTRLSRRYGDVMEVRIGTRPVLVLGGLDTIRQALVKQGEDFMGRPDLYSFHYITNGQSLTFSPDSGEVWKARRKLAQSALKSFSIAPSPTSSCSCLLEEHVSKEAEYLVTKFLQLMEKEKRFEPYRYLVVSVTNVICAMCFGKRYEHEDQELLSLVNSTEKFTNVAAAGNPADFIPVLRYLPSRSMKLFLDFNRYLLSFLQKRVKEHYETYDENNIRDITDSLIEQCLDRKLAANTSMQVPKEKIVNLVNDLFGAGFDTVTTALSWSLMYLVTYPDIQRKIQEELDRTIGRERRPRLSDRGTLPYTEAFILEMFRHSSFLPFTIPHSTTKDTVLNGYYIPKGRCVFINQWQTNHDEKLWKDPETFRPERFLSADGTKLNKEEAEQVLVFGLGKRRCIGENIARWQVFLFLATLLQQLEFSVCKGSRVDMTPLYGLSLKHKRCEHFQVRQRFPVKDRS, encoded by the exons ATGCTGAAGGCTGccatggggctgctggggagcccCGCCGCGGTGTCGGCCAGcgaggtgctgctggtggccgCCGTCTTCTGCCtggtgttcctgctgctccagtggctgcagcagcagcagcagcagcccgtGGCCGAGGGGCTGCGGAGGCCGCCGGGCCCGCGGGGCTATCCCATCCTGGGGAACGTGCTGGAGCTGCGCAAGGACACGCACCTGGCGCTGACGCGGCTGAGCCGGCGCTACGGGGACGTGATGGAGGTGCGCATCGGCACGAGGCCCGTGCTGGTGCTCGGCGGGCTCGACACCATCAGACAAGCCCTGGTCAAGCAAGGAGAGGACTTCATGGGGCGCCCCGACCTCTACAGCTTCCACTACATCACCAACGGGCAGAGCCTGACATTCAGCCCCGACTCCGGGGAGGTGTGGAAAGCGCGCAGGAAGCTGGCCCAGAGCGCCCTGAAGAGCTTCTCCATcgcccccagccccacatcgtcctgcagctgcctgctggaggaGCACGTCTCCAAGGAGGCTGAGTACCTGGTCAccaaattcctgcagctgatggagaaggagaagaggtTCGAGCCCTACCGGTACCTGGTGGTGTCGGTGACCAACGTCATCTGTGCCATGTGCTTCGGCAAGCGCTACGAGCACGaggaccaggagctgctcagcctggtgAATTCTACCGAGAAGTTCACCAATGTGGCTGCTGCCGGTAACCCAGCCGACTTCATCCCCGTGCTCCGGTACCTCCCCAGCCGCAGCATGAAATTGTTTCTAGATTTCAACAGGTACTTACTCAGCTTTCTGCAGAAGAGGGTCAAGGAGCACTATGAGACCTACGATGAG aACAACATCCGGGACATCACGGACTCCCTCATCGAGCAGTGCCTGGACAGAAAACTGGCAGCAAACACATCCATGCAGGTCCCCAAGGAGAAGATTGTCAACCTCGTCAACGACCTCTTTGGAGCAG GCTTCGACACCGTGaccacagccctgtcctggagCCTCATGTACCTTGTGACGTACCCCGACATCCAGAGGAAGATCCAGGAAGAGCTCG ACCGGACCATTGGGCGGGAGAGGCGGCCGCGGCTGTCGGACCGGGGCACGCTGCCCTACACGGAAGCTTTTATCCTGGAGATGTTCAGGCATTCCTCCTTTCTGCCCTTCACCATCCCACACAG CACCACCAAGGACACGGTGTTGAACGGCTACTACATCCCAAAGGGTCGCTGCGTGTTCATCAACCAGTGGCAAACGAACCATGATGA GAAGCTTTGGAAGGACCCAGAAACCTTCAGGCCCGAGCGTTTCCTCAGTGCTGATGGGACCAAATTGAACAAGGAGGAGGCGGAGCAGGTGCTGGTGTTTggcctggggaagaggaggtgCATCGGAGAGAACATTGCCCGGTGGCAGGTGTTCCTCTTCCTGGCCAcgctgctccagcagctggagttcAGCGTCTGCAAGGGCAGCAGGGTGGACATGACCCCTCTCTATGGACTGTCCCTGAAGCACAAGAGGTGTGAGCACTTCCAGGTCAGGCAGCGCTTCCCCGTGAAGGACAGGAGCTGA